In the Palaeococcus pacificus DY20341 genome, one interval contains:
- a CDS encoding tetratricopeptide repeat protein: protein MEEFSKALEVKDCEKILELLDDYLHTVEREDQIIELLEKLEDAAVECESYDLAHEIAHIYAHLNKEEKIIEPYKRILEKVKENEEKYIQALYHLADAYEHFGFLEEAINAYEELLNLERKRGDETEEALTLAHLALAHEELEDLEKAIEFMEQAREKFQKLNDELNYLISLVDLAHFYYEAGKDEKAEELIREVLKKPRSDEIEVNALLVKSEIEAERENYREAFKDISKAMLKALETDENLFLFAFETLQNFLEALFNEKLFEEVYENVDVLVNAFDDVNKDYANFFNALGELAKLKEGQEKAKARFEELYTSIENEELREILNDFKEKGVKFLNIGL from the coding sequence ATGGAAGAGTTTTCAAAAGCTTTGGAAGTAAAGGACTGTGAAAAGATACTCGAACTCCTGGATGATTATCTCCACACAGTGGAAAGAGAAGATCAGATTATAGAACTCCTCGAGAAACTTGAAGATGCTGCGGTAGAGTGTGAGAGCTATGATTTGGCGCATGAGATAGCTCACATCTACGCCCACTTAAACAAAGAGGAAAAGATAATCGAGCCGTATAAGCGCATTTTAGAAAAAGTCAAGGAGAATGAAGAGAAGTACATCCAAGCACTCTATCACTTGGCAGATGCTTACGAGCATTTTGGTTTCCTTGAGGAGGCCATAAACGCTTATGAGGAGCTTTTAAACCTTGAGAGAAAGAGAGGGGATGAAACAGAAGAGGCCCTAACACTAGCCCACTTGGCGCTTGCGCATGAAGAGCTCGAAGACTTGGAAAAAGCTATTGAGTTTATGGAACAAGCAAGGGAGAAGTTTCAGAAGCTTAACGATGAGCTCAATTACTTGATAAGCCTAGTGGATTTGGCCCACTTCTACTATGAGGCTGGAAAGGATGAAAAAGCCGAAGAACTCATCAGAGAGGTTCTCAAAAAGCCAAGGAGCGATGAGATTGAGGTCAACGCTCTCCTCGTGAAGTCTGAGATAGAGGCCGAGAGGGAGAACTACAGGGAAGCATTTAAAGATATAAGCAAGGCCATGCTCAAAGCATTGGAAACGGACGAAAATCTGTTTCTCTTTGCCTTTGAAACGCTCCAAAACTTTCTAGAGGCACTGTTCAATGAAAAGCTCTTCGAGGAGGTCTATGAAAACGTTGATGTCCTTGTGAATGCCTTCGATGATGTCAACAAGGACTACGCGAACTTTTTCAACGCTCTTGGAGAGCTTGCCAAGCTCAAAGAGGGCCAAGAAAAGGCCAAAGCTAGGTTTGAAGAGCTCTACACTTCAATAGAAAACGAAGAGCTTAGAGAAATTCTCAATGACTTCAAGGAAAAGGGAGTTAAGTTCCTAAACATAGGGCTTTAA
- a CDS encoding CGP-CTERM sorting domain-containing protein — translation MKRLLFLIVGMLIFSNFAFAYEEQHLFDLNVYITVSESGSALFRINAKLKDPTEIAELESILKKDGEEKANQAFENLLYSLIYRNFVDDVKKKYPDAQIVIPADGLVKVGKNWSAVVQFKWYNYLVEDNKTLKSGFYGPLRFIYKNRVLSYKWNNLYLVLPKEAYVLNLAPAPEEFEENVAKWENGDYLPIVIITFDSAVYEQAMNKTMETQNKTTFVPFEEFLANTTKSITLSYDTWSGFLKFNATFEGIEPSEYHEKKVLEEFEKAMDINSISSKRDGNKLVIWGEAKPSIKYEESFTKKSWNVTVELPFRFDSVHVSGPFAAMSSDGKSVSILYVEKKSICGPGAILGISLIPLLLYRRRR, via the coding sequence ATGAAGAGGCTCTTGTTCTTAATTGTGGGGATGCTTATATTCTCAAACTTTGCTTTCGCTTATGAAGAGCAGCACTTGTTCGACTTAAACGTGTATATAACCGTTTCCGAATCAGGCTCGGCACTTTTTAGGATAAATGCAAAGTTGAAAGACCCAACCGAAATTGCTGAGCTTGAGAGCATTTTGAAAAAAGATGGAGAAGAAAAGGCAAATCAGGCCTTTGAAAACCTGCTTTATTCTTTAATCTACAGGAACTTTGTTGATGATGTGAAAAAGAAGTATCCAGATGCTCAAATAGTAATCCCTGCTGATGGACTTGTCAAAGTAGGAAAAAACTGGAGTGCTGTGGTTCAGTTCAAGTGGTACAACTATCTTGTGGAAGATAATAAAACCCTAAAATCTGGCTTTTATGGTCCATTGAGGTTCATATACAAAAATAGGGTTCTTAGCTATAAGTGGAACAACCTCTACCTCGTGCTCCCCAAAGAGGCTTACGTACTGAATTTGGCCCCAGCTCCTGAAGAATTTGAAGAAAACGTGGCTAAATGGGAGAACGGCGATTACCTCCCGATTGTAATTATAACATTTGATTCTGCAGTTTACGAGCAGGCTATGAACAAGACGATGGAGACTCAAAACAAAACAACGTTTGTTCCTTTCGAAGAGTTTTTAGCAAACACAACGAAAAGCATAACATTAAGCTACGACACTTGGAGCGGCTTCCTAAAGTTTAACGCCACGTTTGAAGGGATAGAACCGAGCGAATATCACGAAAAGAAAGTTCTGGAGGAGTTTGAGAAGGCGATGGACATCAACAGCATAAGCTCAAAGAGGGATGGAAATAAGCTTGTAATCTGGGGAGAGGCAAAACCTAGTATAAAATACGAGGAGAGCTTCACAAAGAAGAGCTGGAACGTGACGGTTGAACTGCCTTTCCGCTTTGACAGCGTTCACGTAAGCGGCCCCTTCGCGGCTATGAGCAGCGATGGCAAAAGCGTGAGCATCCTCTACGTCGAAAAGAAGAGCATATGTGGCCCGGGAGCTATTTTAGGGATATCGTTAATACCTCTGCTACTCTATAGGAGAAGGAGGTGA
- a CDS encoding ATPase domain-containing protein produces MDVIPTGVSEVDDVLGGGIINGGLVTLMYNENSMGWVIGIKILKKLLEEGGFGVLINTSLPLTKTFIRLEYVGLNAEKYAEEGKLIIIDLFASKYNIKSDKSYVYTIEWREETTIYKFIELLTKLYENVIPKNKVVGIFLATLEGAYYHFGPKIGDKIIKTFLVGHSRLIKRNPTSKWFIMIMLNKDGLDKREISILKSFSEQIIEISTEVTKEGVVQVIAVPKSLVNGFVPKAKLLKVSNVELLGVWDYLASIGK; encoded by the coding sequence ATGGACGTCATCCCCACAGGAGTTTCCGAAGTGGATGACGTTTTGGGAGGAGGCATAATAAATGGAGGCTTAGTGACCCTGATGTATAATGAGAACTCAATGGGCTGGGTGATAGGCATAAAAATTCTCAAAAAGCTTCTTGAAGAGGGAGGATTTGGAGTACTAATCAACACAAGCCTGCCATTAACAAAAACGTTCATAAGGCTGGAATATGTCGGATTAAATGCTGAAAAATACGCTGAAGAAGGTAAATTAATCATAATAGATCTCTTTGCTTCAAAATACAATATTAAAAGCGACAAATCCTACGTATACACAATAGAATGGAGGGAAGAAACTACCATATACAAGTTTATCGAACTCCTCACTAAGCTATATGAAAATGTTATTCCAAAGAATAAGGTCGTTGGAATATTTCTCGCTACCCTCGAAGGAGCTTATTACCATTTTGGTCCAAAAATTGGGGATAAAATAATTAAAACATTCCTTGTGGGACATAGTAGACTTATCAAGAGAAATCCCACCTCAAAATGGTTTATTATGATAATGCTAAACAAAGATGGTCTTGACAAGCGGGAAATATCCATTCTAAAGAGTTTCAGCGAGCAGATTATTGAAATTTCAACAGAGGTTACAAAAGAAGGTGTGGTGCAGGTTATCGCCGTTCCAAAATCATTGGTTAATGGATTTGTACCGAAGGCTAAATTGCTTAAAGTCTCCAATGTTGAACTTCTCGGTGTGTGGGACTATCTAGCAAGCATTGGCAAATGA
- the taw3 gene encoding tRNA(Phe) 7-((3-amino-3-carboxypropyl)-4-demethylwyosine(37)-N(4))-methyltransferase Taw3 codes for MPYLYTQNFELQKRLAMEKLNEALNRGLVDRDIISLLEKINSLESYFTTSSCSGRIVVMEMPDFGDKLNAKWLGKWHREVSLEEVKEAIAKHNDGMLWFMLHSPILHVASKTLEDAVALLNLAIMSGFKNSNIKSVSHKKLLVEIYSTERIDVPLGEKGEMWVSEDYLERVVDMANRQLRRSKRKLRTLEDEIGKLSV; via the coding sequence ATGCCCTACCTGTATACCCAAAACTTTGAACTTCAGAAGAGGCTTGCGATGGAAAAGTTAAACGAAGCTTTAAACAGAGGGTTAGTTGATAGAGACATTATAAGTCTCCTTGAGAAGATAAACTCCCTCGAGAGCTATTTTACAACATCCTCCTGCTCCGGGAGAATAGTTGTTATGGAGATGCCGGACTTTGGGGATAAATTAAATGCTAAATGGCTCGGCAAATGGCACCGTGAAGTATCTCTCGAGGAAGTCAAGGAAGCGATAGCTAAGCACAATGATGGCATGCTCTGGTTCATGCTCCACAGTCCGATTCTGCATGTTGCATCCAAAACGCTTGAAGACGCAGTTGCACTCTTAAACTTAGCCATTATGAGTGGATTTAAGAACTCCAACATTAAGAGCGTGAGCCATAAGAAGCTCCTCGTTGAGATCTACTCCACAGAGCGCATCGATGTCCCCCTTGGAGAAAAGGGCGAGATGTGGGTAAGTGAAGACTACTTAGAACGCGTGGTAGATATGGCCAATAGGCAGCTGAGGAGGAGCAAAAGAAAGCTTAGAACGCTTGAGGATGAAATTGGGAAGTTGAGCGTTTAA
- the thsB gene encoding thermosome subunit beta: MAQLAGQPVVILPEGTQRYVGRDAQRLNILAARIIAETVRTTLGPKGMDKMLVDSLGDIVITNDGATILDEMDIQHPAAKMMVEVAKTQDKEAGDGTTTAVVIAGELLRKAEELLDQNIHPSIIVKGYTMAAEKAQEIIDSIAKDVEVDDEATLLKAAITSITGKSAEEEREYLAKVAVDAVKQVAEKIDGKWHVDIDNIKFEKKEGGSVKDTQLIKGVVIDKERVHPGMPKRVEGAKIALINEALEVKETETDAEIRITSPEQLQAFLEQEERMLKEMVDKIVATGANVVFVQKGIDDLAQHYLAKAGILAVRRVKKSDMEKLAKATGAKIVTNIRDLTSEDLGEAELVEERKIAGENMIFVEGCKNPKAVTILIRGGTEHVIDEVERALEDAVKVVKDIVEDGKIIAGGGATEIELAIKLDEFAKEVGGKEQLAIEAFAEALKVIPRTLAENAGLDPIETLVKVTAAHKETGPTVGVDVFEGGHADMMERGVIEPVRVKKQAIKSASEAAIMILRIDDVIAASKLEKDKGGDMGGGEDFE, from the coding sequence ATGGCCCAACTCGCAGGACAACCAGTTGTTATTCTTCCAGAGGGAACCCAAAGGTATGTTGGTAGGGATGCCCAAAGGTTGAACATTCTTGCTGCAAGAATAATTGCTGAAACAGTTAGAACAACTCTCGGACCAAAAGGAATGGACAAAATGCTCGTAGACAGCCTCGGAGACATCGTCATCACAAACGATGGTGCCACAATCTTAGATGAGATGGACATTCAACACCCAGCTGCTAAGATGATGGTCGAGGTCGCCAAGACCCAGGACAAGGAAGCTGGTGATGGTACAACAACAGCTGTCGTTATTGCTGGGGAGCTCTTAAGAAAGGCTGAAGAATTGCTTGATCAAAACATTCATCCAAGCATCATTGTTAAGGGTTACACAATGGCCGCTGAGAAGGCCCAAGAAATCATCGACAGCATTGCCAAGGACGTTGAGGTTGATGACGAGGCAACTCTCTTGAAGGCTGCCATAACCTCAATCACTGGAAAGAGCGCCGAGGAGGAGAGGGAATACTTAGCAAAGGTTGCTGTTGATGCCGTTAAGCAAGTTGCCGAGAAGATTGACGGTAAGTGGCACGTCGACATCGATAACATCAAGTTCGAGAAGAAGGAGGGCGGAAGCGTTAAGGACACCCAACTAATCAAAGGCGTTGTCATTGACAAAGAGAGAGTCCACCCAGGAATGCCAAAGAGGGTCGAGGGAGCTAAGATCGCTCTCATAAACGAGGCCCTCGAAGTTAAGGAGACTGAGACAGACGCTGAGATTAGAATTACAAGCCCAGAGCAACTCCAAGCCTTCCTCGAGCAAGAGGAGAGAATGCTCAAGGAAATGGTTGACAAGATTGTTGCTACCGGTGCAAACGTCGTCTTCGTTCAAAAGGGTATTGATGACTTGGCTCAACACTACCTTGCCAAGGCCGGCATCTTAGCCGTTAGAAGAGTTAAGAAGAGCGACATGGAGAAGCTCGCAAAGGCCACAGGTGCAAAGATTGTCACCAACATAAGGGACCTCACAAGCGAGGACCTCGGTGAGGCAGAGCTCGTCGAGGAGAGGAAGATTGCCGGCGAGAACATGATCTTCGTTGAGGGCTGCAAGAACCCCAAGGCTGTGACAATCCTCATTAGGGGTGGAACGGAGCACGTTATTGATGAGGTCGAGAGAGCTTTAGAGGATGCTGTCAAGGTCGTTAAGGACATCGTTGAGGACGGCAAGATTATTGCAGGCGGCGGTGCCACTGAAATCGAATTGGCTATCAAGCTCGACGAGTTCGCTAAGGAAGTTGGCGGTAAGGAGCAACTCGCCATCGAGGCCTTCGCCGAGGCCTTGAAGGTAATCCCAAGGACACTTGCAGAGAACGCCGGTCTCGACCCAATTGAGACCCTCGTTAAAGTAACAGCAGCACACAAGGAGACGGGACCAACAGTCGGTGTCGACGTCTTCGAGGGCGGCCACGCCGACATGATGGAGCGCGGCGTCATTGAGCCAGTTAGGGTCAAGAAGCAGGCCATTAAGAGCGCCAGCGAAGCTGCAATAATGATACTTAGAATCGACGATGTCATCGCTGCAAGCAAGCTCGAGAAAGACAAGGGCGGCGACATGGGCGGTGGAGAAGACTTTGAGTGA
- the guaB gene encoding IMP dehydrogenase, producing MGKFEQKLVNAIRGYTFDDVLLVPQATEVEPKDVDVSTQITPKIKLNIPILSAAMDTVTEWEMAVAMAREGGLGVIHRNMGIQEQVEMVKRVKRAERLIVEDVITIGPEETVDYALFIMEREGIDGLPVVEEGRVVGVISKKDIAAKEGQKVSEIMTKEVITVGEDISVEEAMHIMVENKIDRLPVVDKEGRLIGLITMSDLMMRRKYKNAVRDKNGDLIVAAAVGPFDLERAKALDKAGVDVIVIDTAHAHNLKAIRAMKKIRMHVDADLIVGNIANPKAVDDLTFADAVKVGIGPGSICTTRVVAGVGVPQITAISMVADKAQEYGMKVIADGGIRYSGDIVKAIAAGADAVMLGGLLAGTKEAPGKEVVINGRRYKQYRGMGSLGAMMKGGAERYYQKGHMKTRKFVPEGVEGVVPYKGSLGEVLYQLIGGLRAGMGYVGARNIEELKEKGEFVIITQAGYQESHPHDIFITNEAPNYPVGK from the coding sequence ATGGGAAAATTTGAGCAAAAACTTGTCAATGCAATTAGGGGATACACGTTTGATGATGTTTTGTTGGTGCCTCAGGCAACTGAAGTTGAGCCCAAGGATGTGGACGTTTCTACACAGATTACACCCAAAATAAAGCTGAACATTCCAATTTTAAGCGCAGCTATGGACACAGTTACAGAATGGGAGATGGCAGTAGCTATGGCTCGCGAAGGAGGCTTAGGTGTTATACACAGGAACATGGGCATTCAGGAACAAGTTGAGATGGTAAAGCGCGTAAAGAGGGCAGAGCGCTTGATAGTGGAGGATGTCATAACCATAGGGCCTGAAGAAACAGTGGACTACGCATTGTTCATAATGGAGCGCGAGGGCATCGATGGTCTGCCAGTCGTTGAAGAGGGTAGAGTTGTGGGAGTTATCTCCAAAAAGGACATAGCAGCAAAGGAAGGCCAAAAGGTCAGCGAGATAATGACCAAAGAGGTAATCACCGTTGGCGAGGATATAAGCGTTGAAGAGGCTATGCACATAATGGTTGAAAATAAGATTGACAGATTGCCTGTAGTCGATAAAGAAGGCAGGCTTATAGGCCTCATAACTATGAGCGACCTTATGATGCGCAGGAAGTACAAAAACGCCGTTAGGGACAAAAACGGTGATTTAATAGTCGCTGCTGCTGTAGGCCCCTTTGATCTCGAGAGAGCAAAAGCTCTCGACAAAGCAGGCGTTGACGTCATCGTCATTGATACAGCCCACGCCCACAATCTCAAGGCTATAAGAGCCATGAAGAAGATAAGGATGCACGTTGATGCAGATTTAATAGTTGGAAATATTGCGAATCCAAAGGCTGTTGATGATTTAACTTTCGCAGATGCGGTTAAAGTGGGAATCGGGCCGGGAAGCATTTGTACAACGAGGGTGGTGGCAGGAGTTGGTGTTCCTCAAATAACTGCCATATCAATGGTTGCCGATAAAGCTCAAGAGTATGGAATGAAAGTCATAGCGGATGGAGGAATAAGGTATTCCGGAGATATAGTTAAGGCCATAGCAGCTGGTGCTGACGCTGTAATGCTCGGTGGACTCTTGGCGGGAACTAAAGAAGCGCCGGGCAAGGAAGTTGTCATAAACGGAAGAAGGTACAAGCAGTACAGGGGAATGGGCTCCCTTGGGGCGATGATGAAAGGAGGTGCAGAGAGATACTATCAAAAAGGGCATATGAAAACGAGGAAGTTCGTGCCTGAGGGCGTTGAAGGCGTTGTTCCATACAAGGGAAGCCTTGGAGAAGTTTTATATCAGCTCATAGGTGGCCTTAGGGCAGGAATGGGCTATGTTGGGGCTAGAAATATAGAGGAGCTCAAAGAAAAGGGAGAATTCGTTATAATCACGCAAGCGGGCTATCAGGAGAGCCACCCGCACGATATATTCATCACAAATGAAGCCCCAAACTACCCAGTCGGCAAGTGA
- a CDS encoding elongation factor 1-beta produces the protein MSDFNLVGIIKVMPTDPDVNLDELEEKIKSAIPEKFGFQKIEREPIAFGLVALNVYLLGKDAEGYSFDAVAEELEKIEEVESAQVTTVSRI, from the coding sequence ATGAGCGATTTCAACTTAGTTGGAATTATTAAGGTAATGCCAACCGACCCAGATGTGAACTTAGACGAGCTTGAGGAGAAGATCAAGAGTGCAATCCCAGAGAAGTTCGGCTTCCAAAAGATTGAGAGGGAGCCAATAGCTTTTGGTTTAGTCGCTTTGAACGTTTACCTCCTCGGAAAGGATGCTGAGGGCTATTCCTTCGATGCTGTCGCCGAAGAACTCGAGAAGATTGAAGAAGTGGAGAGCGCTCAGGTTACAACAGTTTCAAGAATCTGA
- the coaD gene encoding phosphopantetheine adenylyltransferase, translating to MKKYKKVVVGGTFDRLHLGHKALLRKAFEVGKYVYIGLTADEMTKKKPYAEKILPYRIRLNDLLKFFEVNGYKNYRIIKIHSAIGFTAEMKELDAIVVSEETYKGALLVNKARREKGLKPLEIVKIGIVKSKLGNKISSSLIRAGLIDPFGNPRHRR from the coding sequence ATGAAGAAATACAAAAAAGTAGTCGTTGGAGGAACGTTCGACAGGCTTCACCTTGGGCATAAGGCACTCTTAAGAAAAGCCTTTGAGGTGGGAAAATACGTTTATATAGGCTTAACAGCTGATGAAATGACAAAGAAGAAACCCTACGCTGAAAAAATACTTCCCTACAGGATTAGACTCAATGACTTGTTAAAGTTCTTTGAGGTTAACGGTTATAAAAATTACCGTATTATAAAAATTCACTCAGCTATAGGATTCACCGCAGAAATGAAGGAATTGGATGCCATTGTTGTGAGTGAAGAAACCTACAAAGGCGCCCTCTTGGTTAACAAAGCCCGGAGAGAAAAAGGGCTGAAGCCTCTAGAGATAGTAAAAATTGGAATCGTGAAAAGCAAGCTTGGAAATAAAATAAGCTCCTCACTCATAAGGGCAGGCTTGATAGACCCTTTTGGAAATCCCAGACACAGAAGGTGA
- a CDS encoding zinc finger domain-containing protein yields the protein MEMEIKVPVCTSCGKEITPREKSTHFLCPNCGEEVIWRCESCRVLGVTYKCPKCGWEGP from the coding sequence ATGGAGATGGAAATTAAAGTACCTGTGTGCACATCATGCGGAAAGGAGATAACACCAAGAGAAAAGAGCACACACTTCCTCTGCCCCAACTGTGGTGAGGAAGTAATTTGGAGATGTGAAAGCTGCCGCGTTTTAGGCGTCACTTACAAGTGCCCCAAGTGCGGATGGGAAGGACCTTGA
- a CDS encoding acetate--CoA ligase family protein produces MHFFFYPSSVAVFGSFKRGAIAYEILRNILEGGFEGEIIPVNPKGGEVEIAGNRIDIFKTLEKSVDVAIIAIPARFVPPLIEEIGDKIKGAVVISAGFSEVGNAELEKELLEKAKEKGVRIIGPNCAGIFGVHASFFGSFEVRVNKGGLALISQSGAFGGAALAMGNEEGIGFSAFVSYGNAADLNESDFLRYFADDANTKAIALYIEGVRDGRRFMDALKYAAQKKPVIILKAGKSKSGSKAAQSHTGSLAGSYEIYKAAFTQSGAIEVEEMEELFDAAKVFEMYAKAGKRVAIITNSGGPGVLATDKAEKLGLEIAELSKGTIEELRSFLPPQCSTKNPIDLIADADYERYKRTIEVVAKDENVDSILVICVPPIFIPSEEIAKAVMDAECEKPIIVNFMAGELVKGGVELLEKHGIKNFPTPERAAKALKWLTLRE; encoded by the coding sequence ATGCACTTTTTCTTTTATCCTTCTTCGGTTGCAGTATTTGGCTCATTCAAAAGAGGAGCGATAGCCTACGAAATTTTGAGAAACATCCTTGAAGGCGGCTTTGAGGGTGAAATAATCCCGGTAAATCCAAAGGGCGGCGAAGTTGAGATCGCTGGAAATAGGATTGATATATTTAAAACACTGGAAAAAAGCGTTGATGTTGCGATAATAGCTATCCCCGCTCGTTTTGTTCCTCCACTCATAGAGGAGATTGGGGATAAAATCAAAGGTGCAGTTGTTATAAGTGCTGGTTTTTCTGAAGTCGGCAACGCTGAGCTTGAGAAGGAACTCCTCGAGAAGGCAAAAGAAAAAGGGGTTAGAATCATAGGCCCCAACTGTGCCGGCATCTTTGGAGTTCATGCTAGCTTTTTCGGCTCCTTTGAGGTTCGTGTTAATAAAGGGGGTTTAGCTTTAATCTCACAGAGCGGTGCCTTTGGAGGGGCAGCTTTAGCGATGGGCAATGAGGAGGGAATAGGCTTTTCGGCCTTCGTTTCCTATGGAAATGCCGCTGATCTAAATGAGAGCGACTTTTTGAGATACTTCGCTGATGATGCTAACACAAAGGCTATAGCTCTTTACATTGAAGGCGTTAGGGATGGACGCCGCTTTATGGATGCTTTAAAGTATGCTGCCCAGAAAAAGCCAGTAATAATCTTGAAAGCGGGTAAAAGTAAAAGCGGAAGCAAAGCTGCGCAAAGCCACACCGGCTCTTTGGCGGGAAGTTATGAAATTTATAAAGCTGCGTTTACTCAAAGCGGGGCAATAGAAGTAGAAGAGATGGAAGAACTCTTCGATGCGGCGAAAGTTTTTGAAATGTATGCTAAGGCAGGTAAAAGGGTGGCTATAATCACCAACTCTGGCGGTCCTGGCGTTTTAGCCACGGATAAAGCAGAAAAGCTTGGCTTGGAGATTGCAGAGCTGAGTAAAGGGACAATAGAAGAACTCCGCTCGTTTTTGCCACCTCAATGTTCGACTAAAAATCCAATAGACTTAATTGCCGATGCTGATTACGAGCGCTATAAGAGAACTATAGAGGTCGTTGCAAAGGATGAGAATGTGGATTCTATACTGGTAATCTGCGTGCCGCCGATATTCATTCCAAGTGAGGAGATAGCTAAAGCTGTGATGGACGCGGAGTGCGAGAAGCCGATCATAGTTAACTTCATGGCCGGAGAGCTCGTTAAAGGTGGGGTGGAACTATTAGAGAAGCACGGCATAAAGAACTTTCCAACACCGGAAAGGGCTGCAAAAGCTTTGAAATGGCTCACCCTTAGGGAATAG